In a single window of the Coffea eugenioides isolate CCC68of chromosome 3, Ceug_1.0, whole genome shotgun sequence genome:
- the LOC113765586 gene encoding 7-hydroxymethyl chlorophyll a reductase, chloroplastic-like isoform X1 gives MAVVSGTYCPFPSPPFSFSVVSSSKETSSNSSSKSVKLREDWRKKSRPIPPGGVYPAKDHCSKCGLCDTYYIAHVKNACAFLGDGMSRIEALEQMVHGRGRKADSLDEVYLGVYENLLYARKIKPVDGAQWTGIVTTIAVEMLKTGMVEAVICVQSDPEDRFTPRPVLARTPEEVIAAKGVKPTLSPNLNTLALVEAAGVKRLLFCGVGCQVQALRSVEHHLNLEKLYVLGTNCVDNGTREGLDKFLKAASSEPETVLHYEFMQDYKVHLKHLDGHIEEVPYFCLPANDLVDVIAPSCYSCFDYTNGLAVSFFYPSLG, from the exons ATGGCCGTAGTCAGTGGAACGTACTGCCCATTTCCCTCTCCCCCCTTCTCCTTCTCGGTTGTTTCTTCCTCCAAAG AAACAAGTTCAAATTCAAGCTCAAAGTCAGTGAAATTAAGGGAGGACTGGAGGAAAAAGTCCAGACCAATTCCTCCTGGTGGGGTCTATCCAGCAAAGGACCACTGCAG TAAATGCGGGTTGTGTGATACTTATTATATTGCCCATGTCAAGAATGCTTGTGCTTTTCTAGGAGATGGCATGTCCAGAATTGAA GCCTTAGAACAGATGGTCCATGGCCGAGGGAGGAAAGCAGATTCGCTGGATGAGGTGTACCTGGGGGTCTATGAGAATCTTTTGTATGCTCGAAAAATTAAGCCTGTTGATG GAGCTCAGTGGACTGGAATAGTTACAACAATTGCCGTGGAAATGCTTAAAACTGGCATGGTAGAAGCTGTTATTTGTGTCCAGAG TGATCCTGAAGATAGATTTACCCCAAGACCTGTCCTAGCAAG GACACCAGAGGAAGTCATTGCAGCCAAAGGTGTTAAGCCGACACTATCCCCTAATCTTAACACCCTGGCCCTTGTTGAG GCAGCTGGAGTGAAACGCCTTCTTTTTTGTGGTGTAGGGTGCCAAGTGCAAG CATTGAGATCTGTTGAGCACCACTTGAATCTGGAGAAGCTTTATGTTCTAGGTACTAATTGTG TTGATAACGGAACAAGAGAAGGCTTAGATAAATTCCTGAAAGCAGCTAGCAGTGAGCCAGAAACTGTCCTCCATTACGAGTTTATGCAAGATTATAAG GTTCATTTGAAGCATTTGGATGGACATATTGAAGAG GTTCCCTATTTCTGTTTACCAGCAAATGATTTAGTAGATGTCATTGCACCATCTTGCTACAG CTGTTTTGACTACACAAATGGTTTAGCGGTGAGTTTTTTCTACCCGAGTCTGGGATAG
- the LOC113765586 gene encoding 7-hydroxymethyl chlorophyll a reductase, chloroplastic-like isoform X2 — MAVVSGTYCPFPSPPFSFSVVSSSKETSSNSSSKSVKLREDWRKKSRPIPPGGVYPAKDHCSKCGLCDTYYIAHVKNACAFLGDGMSRIEALEQMVHGRGRKADSLDEVYLGVYENLLYARKIKPVDGAQWTGIVTTIAVEMLKTGMVEAVICVQSDPEDRFTPRPVLARTPEEVIAAKGVKPTLSPNLNTLALVEAAGVKRLLFCGVGCQVQALRSVEHHLNLEKLYVLGTNCVDNGTREGLDKFLKAASSEPETVLHYEFMQDYKVHLKHLDGHIEEQMI; from the exons ATGGCCGTAGTCAGTGGAACGTACTGCCCATTTCCCTCTCCCCCCTTCTCCTTCTCGGTTGTTTCTTCCTCCAAAG AAACAAGTTCAAATTCAAGCTCAAAGTCAGTGAAATTAAGGGAGGACTGGAGGAAAAAGTCCAGACCAATTCCTCCTGGTGGGGTCTATCCAGCAAAGGACCACTGCAG TAAATGCGGGTTGTGTGATACTTATTATATTGCCCATGTCAAGAATGCTTGTGCTTTTCTAGGAGATGGCATGTCCAGAATTGAA GCCTTAGAACAGATGGTCCATGGCCGAGGGAGGAAAGCAGATTCGCTGGATGAGGTGTACCTGGGGGTCTATGAGAATCTTTTGTATGCTCGAAAAATTAAGCCTGTTGATG GAGCTCAGTGGACTGGAATAGTTACAACAATTGCCGTGGAAATGCTTAAAACTGGCATGGTAGAAGCTGTTATTTGTGTCCAGAG TGATCCTGAAGATAGATTTACCCCAAGACCTGTCCTAGCAAG GACACCAGAGGAAGTCATTGCAGCCAAAGGTGTTAAGCCGACACTATCCCCTAATCTTAACACCCTGGCCCTTGTTGAG GCAGCTGGAGTGAAACGCCTTCTTTTTTGTGGTGTAGGGTGCCAAGTGCAAG CATTGAGATCTGTTGAGCACCACTTGAATCTGGAGAAGCTTTATGTTCTAGGTACTAATTGTG TTGATAACGGAACAAGAGAAGGCTTAGATAAATTCCTGAAAGCAGCTAGCAGTGAGCCAGAAACTGTCCTCCATTACGAGTTTATGCAAGATTATAAG GTTCATTTGAAGCATTTGGATGGACATATTGAAGAG CAAATGATTTAG
- the LOC113765888 gene encoding protein FAR1-RELATED SEQUENCE 5-like yields MDCSKLAEDGTPELGMEFNSEEDAYQFYNKYAFKMGFSVRKDYLNKDKDGVTTSRRYSCCKEGVKRKYEGDVMPKRTRAPTKTGCGAKMVIVLFRGTMKYRVHDIVLEHNHELHIVQCAHMMPSQRKVSEAQGFQAEISEDAGLSLKQSHELMGKEAGGMGNVGYTREDLKRYLRTRRERSLKYGEAGSMLNYFQEQTLENPSFFHAVQLDCEEQITNIFWADAGMLIDYKFFGDVVTFDTTYKTNKEYRPLGVFVGFNQHRQIVIFGAALMYDETIDSFKWVFGTFLEAMCGKRPSTILTDQDHAMAAALSVVMPETFHGLCTFHIRRNFMKHLGNHYKENSDLPYMFGACMYEFEEVEQFNRVWEAMVKKHNLENNEWLSGLYKIRDKWARCMMKERWTAGMRSTQLSESLNAAIKNHLKLDHDLVQFFRHFNRVVDEKRHNELIAEYEMRQKLPMVGLRQTPMLVHASETYSPTVFVAFQNEYGESTAMVILRQQDAAMIVEFAVMRYDGGPERIVVFNRNDLSVRCSCKKYENEGILCGHALKVFDTVGIKIIPPEYIKRRWTKRARAGDCFDRRRREVVADPKIMISTRYRELAPAMIKVATRAAMSEDTSKVAITVISDLAKRVELLLSESEEQPLQNQKNLNMEERDKIEIVNEMGEAVVARGIKKRGGGKKSRVMRSWIDKFDRVKRKSRLSRTTQTTASESEPTSVSIEEYMFMGCRSSTDSVSTHSMSQTVNGPPNAIAPNIDESETGHRLANQGPPRSVPTEWMHPRFSIFSKYNSVRDVLMEERAALLTHCDVDAYHVFAPSPQGRNNTQGLQLRADVAAPENEIDE; encoded by the exons ATGGATTGCAGCAAATTGGCAGAAGATGGGACCCCTGAATTAGGAATGGAGTTCAACAGCGAAGAGGATGCGTACCAGTTTTACAACAAATATGCCTTTAAAATGGGTTTTAGTGTACGTAAAGACTATCTGAATAAAGACAAAGACGGCGTGACCACGTCTAGGAGATATAGTTGCTGCAAGGAAGGTGTAAAGCGCAAGTACGAAGGTGATGTGATGCCAAAGAGGACACGAGCGCCGACGAAAACAGGGTGTGGAGCTAAAATGGTTATCGTGTTGTTTAGAGGAACAATGAAGTACCGTGTGCATGACATTGTCTTAGAGCATAACCATGAGTTGCACATTGTTCAATGTGCGCACATGATGCCATCACAAAGAAAAGTGAGCGAGGCTCAAGGATTCCAAGCTGAAATAAGCGAGGACGCTGGGCTTTCATTGAAACAGAGTCATGAACTTATGGGAAAGGAGGCAGGTGGGATGGGAAATGTGGGATATACTCGGGAAGACCTGAAACGATATCTTCGTACTCGACGGGAAAGGAGTTTGAAATATGGAGAAGCAGGTAGCATGCTGAATTATTTTCAAGAGCAAACACTCGAGAATCCATCATTTTTTCATGCCGTACAGTTGGACTGTGAAGAGCAGATAACGAATATCTTTTGGGCTGATGCAGGAATGTTAATTGACTACAAATTTTTTGGAGACGTAGTCACATTCGAtacaacctacaaaacaaataaagaataccGGCCACTTGGAGTGTTTGTGGGTTTTAACCAACATAGGCAAATTGTGATATTCGGTGCTGCCCTTATGTATGATGAGACTATAGATTCTTTCAAATGGGTGTTTGGTACATTTCTAGAAGCAATGTGCGGAAAGCGTCCAAGTACCATACTAACCGACCAAGATCATGCCATGGCAGCCGCTCTTTCAGTTGTTATGCCTGAAACATTTCACGGTCTATGTACGTTTCACATAAGGCGTAATTTTATGAAACATCTTGGCAATCACTACAAGGAAAATAGTGATCTTCCATACATGTTTGGTGCCTGCATGTATGAGTTTGAAGAAGTGGAACAATTCAATAGGGTGTGGGAGGCGATGGTGAAGAAACACAatcttgaaaataatgaatggcTCTCCGGGTTGTATAAAATTCGTGATAAATGGGCAAGGTGCAtgatgaaagaaagatggaCCGCGGGAATGCGAAGCACCCAACTCAGCGAAAGCCTAAATGCAGCaattaaaaatcatttgaaactggATCATGACCTTGTGCAGTTCTTTAGACATTTCAATCGGGTGGTTGATGAAAAGAGACATAATGAACTGATCGCAGAATATGAAATGAGGCAAAAGCTCCCCATGGTCGGGTTAAGGCAAACACCTATGCTCGTGCATGCATCAGAGACGTATTCACCAACCGTATTTGTTGCATTCCAAAATGAATATGGCGAGTCAACAGCTATGGTTATATTGAGACAGCAAGATGCAGCGATGATTGTGGAGTTTGCGGTCATGAGGTATGATGGAGGACCTGAAAGAATAGTGGTATTCAATCGGAATGATCTAAGTGTACGTTGTAGTTGCAAAAAATACGAGAATGAAGGCATTTTATGTGGGCACGCGTTGAAGGTGTTTGATACTGTGGGCATAAAAATAATTCCTCCTGAATACATTAAGAGGCGATGGACAAAAAGAGCTCGGGCTGGAGACTGTTTTGATCGGCGAAGACGGGAAGTTGTGGCTGATCCTAAAATAATGATTTCAACTCGTTATCGGGAGCTCGCTCCAGCCATGATTAAGGTCGCAACTCGAGCAGCAATGTCGGAGGACACCAGCAAAGTAGCAATCACTGTCATATCCGATTTGGCAAAGAGAGTTGAGCTCCTCCTCTCAGAAAGTGAAGAACAACCtttgcaaaatcaaaaaaatctgaATATGGAGGAAcgggataaaattgaaattgtgAATGAAATGGGGGAGGCAGTAGTCGCAAGAGGCATTAAAAAACGAGGTGGTGGGAAGAAAAGTAGAGTGATGCGAAGTTGGATCGATAAATTTGACagagtaaaaagaaaatctagatTATCAAGGACTACACAGACTACg GCCTCAGAATCGGAGCCGACATCGGTTTCAATTGAGGAATACATGTTTATGGGATGTCGTTCATCTACTGACTCTGTTTCG ACGCATTCAATGAGCCAGACAGTGAATGGCCCTCCAAACGCTATTGCTCCGAATATCGATGAAAGTGAAACG GGTCACCGTTTGGCTAATCAGGGGCCTCCTAGAAGTGTCCCTACAGAATGGATGCATCCcagattttctattttttccaaGTATAACTCTGTAAGAGATGTCTTAATG GAGGAGCGTGCAGCACTTTTAACACACTGTGATGTTGATGCATATCATGTATTTGCACCTTCACCCCAG GGAAGAAATAACACCCAGGGATTGCAACTTCGCGCTGACGTCGCCGCCCCCGAGAATGAGATTGATGAATGA